A genomic window from Salvia hispanica cultivar TCC Black 2014 chromosome 5, UniMelb_Shisp_WGS_1.0, whole genome shotgun sequence includes:
- the LOC125187766 gene encoding glucan endo-1,3-beta-glucosidase 14-like yields the protein MANPPTKTSSLHILLGFFLALSGLGLLQEAKSLGINYGQVGNNLPPPEKVLELLRSLKLSKARIYDTNPEILAAFANSNVELIVTVENNLLATLMDPNQALQWVQTRIKPYFPATKITEIAVGNEVYTGDDTTLISYLVPAMVSIHSALSRLSLDQFIRVSTPNNLAVLQESFPPSAGSFRPELAAVMPQFLQFLAATKAPFWINAYPYFAYKDSPSKIPIDYALLNPNNPGMVDPNTRLRYDNMLYAQVDAVAFAMARLGFGGIEVRVSETGWPSRGDVNEVGATLQNAAMYNRNILRRQVRGEGTPLRPNARLEIYVFALFNEDMKPGPTSERNYGLFQPDGTMAYNLGLSALSTTSSTSTSTSTSTSPASISLTSAATKVKRRGYSSLPYSIFIYLLGFQVFMRRQC from the exons ATGGCAAATCCTCCCACCAAGACCTCCTCCTTACATATTCTTCTTGGATTCTTTCTCGCTTTATCAG GGTTGGGTTTGCTACAAGAAGCAAAATCACTAGGCATAAACTACGGCCAGGTGGGCAACAACCTCCCTCCGCCGGAGAAGGTTCTCGAGCTCCTCCGATCCCTAAAGCTGAGCAAGGCCCGAATCTACGACACGAACCCCGAAATCCTAGCTGCATTCGCCAACTCCAACGTGGAGCTCATCGTGACCGTCGAAAACAACCTCCTCGCCACCCTAATGGACCCCAACCAAGCCCTCCAATGGGTCCAAACCCGCATCAAACCCTACTTCCCCGCCACCAAAATCACCGAGATCGCCGTCGGCAACGAGGTCTACACCGGCGACGACACCACCCTCATCTCCTACCTCGTCCCCGCCATGGTCAGCATCCACTCCGCCCTCTCCCGCCTCTCCCTCGACCAATTCATCAGAGTCTCCACCCCAAACAACCTCGCCGTTTTACAAGAATCCTTCCCCCCGTCGGCGGGAAGCTTCCGGCCGGAGCTCGCCGCCGTAATGCCGCAGTTTTTGCAGTTTCTCGCAGCCACGAAAGCCCCCTTCTGGATCAATGCCTACCCGTATTTCGCCTACAAGGACAGCCCGAGCAAGATCCCGATCGACTACGCTCTGCTCAACCCGAATAACCCGGGGATGGTGGACCCGAACACGAGGCTGCGCTACGACAACATGCTCTACGCGCAGGTGGACGCGGTCGCCTTCGCGATGGCGAGGCTCGGGTTCGGGGGGATCGAGGTCCGGGTGTCCGAGACCGGGTGGCCGTCGAGAGGGGATGTCAATGAGGTCGGCGCCACCTTGCAAAATGCGGCGATGTATAATCGGAATATTCTGAGGAGGCAGGTGCGGGGTGAGGGGACGCCGCTGAGGCCGAATGCCAGGCTCGAGATCTACGTGTTCGCGTTGTTTAACGAGGACATGAAGCCCGGCCCGACTTCCGAGAGGAATTACGGGCTTTTTCAGCCCGATGGGACGATGGCCTACAATCTCGGGCTCTCCGCATTGTCCACGACCTCCTCCACCTCGACCTCGACATCGACATCCACCTCTCCCGCTTCAATCTCGTTGACTTCCGCAGCAACcaag